Proteins from a single region of Theileria parva strain Muguga chromosome 1, complete sequence, whole genome shotgun sequence:
- a CDS encoding Microtubule-binding stalk of dynein motor family protein, translating to MKINDNIRFIITGNNIETSLINRLIKYNIPCISYEEYIEMSHGMIEGANELIPDIYNVCKEYVGDGFINFTFILKMTKQWYEISYETNSRLLKHLSRGIDKIKVFKKNVDKMESSLNQTRSKLDKMNSDSENKIKVLEIKQKECEEKRKAAMELASSLKERKSILDTKKEMIKSQIENVDPMIKRAKQEVENINKRSLEELKSMNSPPFIVKYTIETVSMILKNGRKIQWDDAKKLLKSPDFITKIILYDIEKMQENTYNMLKERLEIHEWDVNRIVKASRAAGPLAKWANSILICYDIYKQVIPLKNDINEIEEEYTRNENILAEQNLLISESQKEIEQNQSDYLKNIQESSTIQSEIEIIENKLILSKKVVDDLTNELFRWNKRVSEIENDNKYLLSNSIMEALMPMYTSLDYSTRNIFIQKCTEILKKRDENYSFNVKTIFNIEKHIIERYKRLRHFVILDSHESEYTPLIEEPYTQASCCDDKFMNVLYSVKSLSGNLLVKDIHCCDVNIKLKILKEFKEKVDSETGFTMYIISTNDYFKMNKSADKCIVESIYNRSIVLNMKLNSECFVEYVKNRIIDVLEPEVYSLYINSSKNIDEINAKMNNNEARLLDKLIDTDVFDPNFVKFIDEYKMINEKLDSSLDDLKKSHEIYEKAIDSKQPLIELLYYIYKEIEELGQLNRLYLFDYNALFYFTKVLYTSDTHITDIIVLTYNWISGGILQADKLLWGMKMLRILSNYDNDLKELIDSTNNLPNSPQCLITTYLKSEEYNDTILDYYSTIILLTDGFEDAVYISKSISNKKSKSLGVYAVGSLSEMTKVINSMVNSLNMGNYVILKNIHLSKTWINKIETDFLNKYKSSKIFLTCDMNVELSKNMLLSCHKITCELTELKPLITHLFKMLTNSLDLTVSKFVLLKCVVTHSIIILRQLYVPFGWSKKYDFTTNDLKIILRFLNDSSNNSDTSEIKIVDLMNNIIKEVYSAKITCEIDLKLLDDIIQVSDQRVQECDEIEAWIENNCLDNWFGFIGFTNYTQDEIFNSKVRDNKSLTEYEEHEYKTEYATECKVFQNFINDEIAELIVNKSINPLEHTRELENMSRFISGENMITINLNNIILANRLINLLKFCIPTNIDPEEIEISVKIDNEAEFTGNSFIVKAKLWNGEYIPDDNSISSGTGGGRDHKLFFCWEKKDENTSEPDVVTTFIPLYKSNGFV from the coding sequence atgaaaataaatgataatataaGATTTATCATAACAGGAAATAACATAGAAACCTCACTTATAAATAGacttattaaatataacatACCATGTATATCATATGAAGAATATATTGAAATGTCACATGGTATGATAGAGGGTGCAAATGAGTTAATTCCAGATATATACAATGTATGTAAAGAATATGTTGGAGATGGATTTATAAACTTTACATTCATACTTAAAATGACAAAACAATGGTATGAAATTTCATATGAAACCAACAGTAGATTACTAAAGCACCTAAGTAGAGGAATAGATAAAATCAAAGTATTCAAAAAAAACGTTGATAAAATGGAATCATCACTAAATCAAACAAGGTCCAAACTTGATAAAATGAATTCTGattctgaaaataaaataaaagtgtTGGAAATTAAACAGAAAGAGTGTGAAGAAAAGAGGAAAGCTGCAATGGAATTGGCAAGTAGTTTGAAGGAGAGAAAATCGATTTTGGATACTAAAAAAGAAATGATCAAGAGTCAAATAGAGAACGTTGACCCAATGATTAAAAGGGCAAAGCAAGAGGtagaaaatataaataagaGGTCCTTGGAAGAGCTTAAAAGCATGAATAGCCCTCCATTTATAGTCAAGTACACAATCGAAACAGTTTCTATGATATTGAAAAATGGTAGAAAAATACAGTGGGACGATGCCAAAAAGCTTTTGAAAAGTCCAGATTTTATCacaaaaataattctaTATGATATTGAAAAGATGCAAGAAAATACATATAATATGCTGAAAGAGAGATTAGAAATACACGAGTGGGATGTAAATAGGATAGTTAAAGCATCAAGAGCTGCAGGTCCATTGGCAAAATGGGCTAattcaatattaatatgttATGATATATACAAACAAGTGATACCATTAAAGAATGATATTAATGAAATAGAAGAAGAATATACAAGAAATGAGAATATCTTGGCAGAACAAAACTTGTTAATATCTGAATCACAAAAGGAAATTGAACAGAATCAGTCAGATTATCTTAAGAATATACAAGAGTCTAGTACAATCCAAAGtgaaattgaaataattgaaaataaattgattttatcCAAAAAAGTGGTTGATGATTTAACCAATGAACTTTTCAGATGGAATAAAAGGGTTTCAGAgattgaaaatgataataagtACCTTTTATCTAATTCTATAATGGAGGCCCTTATGCCCATGTATACCTCATTAGATTATAGTACCAGaaacatatttatacaaaaaTGTACAGAGATTTTGAAGAAACGGGATGAAAACTATTCTTTCAATGttaaaactatttttaacattgaAAAACATATAATTGAAAGATACAAAAGATTGAGGCACTTTGTTATACTAGACTCTCATGAGTCTGAATATACACCATTAATAGAAGAACCATATACACAAGCATCATGTTGTGATGATAAGTTTATGAACGTGTTATACTCAGTAAAGAGCTTGTCTGGGAATTTATTGGTTAAGGATATCCACTGTTGTgatgtaaatataaaactaaaaatattaaaggaGTTTAAAGAGAAGGTAGATTCGGAGACTGGTTTTACCATGTACATCATTTCAACAAAcgattattttaaaatgaacAAATCCGCTGATAAATGCATAGTTGAGTCAATATATAACAGGTCTATAGTTTTGAATATGAAGTTGAATAGTGAGTGCTTTGTTGAATATGTTAAAAACAGAATAATTGATGTATTAGAACCTGAAGTATACTctttgtatattaatagtagtaaaaatattgatGAGATCAACGCAAAGATGAACAACAATGAAGCTAGATTgttagataaattaatagatACGGATGTTTTTGACccaaattttgtaaaatttatagaTGAGTATAAGAtgataaatgaaaaattagaCTCGTCACTGGATGACCTGAAGAAATCACATGAAATATACGAAAAGGCCATTGACTCCAAACAACCACTAATTGAactactttattatatttataaagaAATAGAAGAGTTAGGACAGTTAAACAGGTTATATCTTTTTGATTACAATGCTCTGTTTTACTTTACTAAAGTATTGTACACAAGTGACACTCATATTACTGATATTATTGTACTAACATATAATTGGATATCTGGAGGTATTTTACAAGCCGACAAATTACTTTGGGGAATGAAAATGCTAAGAATTTTATCTAACTATGATAATGATTTGAAGGAACTAATTGATTCCACCAATAACCTTCCCAATTCTCCACAATGTTTGATAACTACTTATCTAAAATCAGAAGAATATAATGATACAATACTGGATTATTATAGtactataatattgttaactGATGGATTTGAGGACGCTGTTTATATATCAAAATCTATatcaaataaaaaatcCAAGAGTTTGGGTGTGTATGCAGTAGGTTCACTTTCTGAAATGACCAAAGTAATAAACTCTATGGTGAACTCTTTAAATATGGgaaattatgtaattttgaaaaacaTACACTTATCCAAGACTTGGATTAACAAAATTGAAACTGATTTCTTGAATAAATATAAGagtagtaaaatattcttaaCATGTGATATGAATGTGGAGTTGTCAAAGAATATGTTATTATCGTGCCATAAAATAACATGCGAACTAACTGAATTGAAGCCATtgataacacatttattcaAGATGCTTACAAATAGTTTGGATTTGACGGTTTCCAAATTTGTTTTACTAAAGTGTGTGGTAACACACTCAATTATCATTCTGAGGCAATTGTATGTTCCCTTTGGATGGAGCAAGAAATATGATTTTACTACTAATGATCTAAAAATCATTCTTAGATTTTTGAATGATTCATCAAACAACTCCGATACTTCTGAGATAAAAATAGTCgatttaatgaataatataataaaagagGTTTACAGTGCCAAGATAACATGTGAAATTGACTTAAAACTGCTAGACGATATTATCCAAGTGTCAGACCAAAGAGTTCAAGAATGTGATGAGATTGAGGCTTGGattgaaaataattgtttagatAATTGGTTTGGGTTTATAGGATTCACAAATTACACACAAGatgaaatttttaactcaAAGGTCCGTGATAATAAATCGTTAACTGAGTACGAAGAGCACGAATATAAGACTGAATACGCCACAGAATGCAAAGtgtttcaaaattttattaatgatGAAATTGCTGAACTGATTGTTAATAAAAGTATTAATCCTCTAGAGCATACACGAGAGTTAGAGAATATGTCCAGATTTATTAGTGGAGAAAATATGATTACCATTAATTTGAATAACATTATCTTGGCAAATAGACTTATAAAcctgttaaaattttgtatacCTACCAATATTGACCCGGAGGAGATtgaaattagtgtaaaaatagatAATGAGGCTGAATTTACCGGAAATTCATTCATAGTAAAGGCCAAACTATGGAATGGAGAGTATATACCTGATGACAACTCAATATCGAGTGGCACAGGTGGTGGGAGAGAtcacaaattatttttttgcTGGGAGAAAAAGGATGAAAACACAAGTGAACCCGACGTTGTGACGACTTTTATACCTTTATATAAATCAAACGGGTTTGTTTAA
- the DHC1 gene encoding Hydrolytic ATP binding site of dynein motor region D1 family protein, which yields MIPPGIANVNLSSKVFTGIPDSLSFISCICDLYFNVSDASVIDILNNCYFDTLSNFIDQNNPEIPLIIGFKDDLDSENAHEFSNRVFVSHGAFEGDTDLNNFIAFYKLVSSGEDTNTFILLPVVSTNEFPLNLTVCGYLKGLLTLVCTSNSLAGNVNDVGNNKIKHLCQNLRQVLCLDESSDDSSDDDLCTGRPNFPLCKSLILYIDPDTKTLNVYEIDIKDEFVLEDIKSNVREWSTEIFQTIKKYLSKFSEDDQDTSTDSSEYISESSNTTSGSSETTSSSSDTTDTSSDTSETSSDTTNSSHRSVMSNSLLTLNTSKMQRLNTGLVNNIYGYVHEICSNSIELSEEIDFWNNYQVEINELKAKMESPNFFNALLLLEYNGISAENIYSFSESKEFVSKIADEVKEINSFMSELKVDELVKCDKLSNFSLLTEKIFNTLRKYKNSRYMKSDRLLLLLNSLVLNAINSVSRIISIELNHTQMEETQKMLIKAFRIVYELKNKTINLVKYFEKNNQVLSLSNNNMIIILDLYKDILQSVCKINHKFVALNADMSAVISELSGYLDDDSNFNNSPKIITELNQIKSSVSKSYGLFVESVIPGYSNINEGIENILKLDDVIFETKYRVDNYKNDFLKCINDYLDGLNLFDAFPVIEAINALGGSETKNMIVFNVDVYVDQITDEYDKILHDIDDHYYERFFIPFQYSNINYKDMVIRERIMNLVHIVDFLNTISSKSILRTTKNNLNELLTSPKLNFQGLEFSCSEELLDPSPKYDHSEKYESSELSDKFLNIIGKEPDFNQLNMSYLLRMYNLKRVELQGFLEFEKNNYKIRSYFTKLKQDWYDITIEYKHIVIVFDQTNICTIGNIDYIKKYIDDNITKLLVTKSSKCDYKVQNDCDLWISYIEKARDFVDNFNKFSDKFLKLLNIVSCKFMDFREHDSVICSLRDDINNLSRINKFRDIEGSHIVLFQSMIKRVDDIEKITKKRLNDIRYKCPRLYFINDADLIELVGGANIDLFLSKIFPGISKVINNENVVSGIQSTQGEIVTFDNNIDYCAGDNIKFINDLDSLLKSTIKNLFAVGFDELKPYYSGFNFDDAFFSKWTAKYPIQILTLALSICWTDSVESFKSSKEISNFLSKMINFIVSNTTDLFDNLKYYQLFLLLNYQVTKTGETQINESKLCWLKCVRYYHYNDVVTLKIMYKEYNYSFNYLFNCQKMITTDVTEHFYSIASLSLSCNLLPSAQGPAGSGKTETIKSLSYIAGSNVMVFNLSELYEVEDMEKILSGLYQLGFWGIFDEFNRLSECVLSSITEKLSSKNVILLDRNIKVNDNNAIFITMNPGYSGRNELPPNCLNICQQFFMEKIDLHSILTINLMIFRFKSSSKLSDRIIFILDSLGLVFTSVKFDFGLRFVKSLFNIIKNLITTSIKWVNEYDIFLQSLNRLLLPRLTDDEIELSKHFIKNNTALKYSDDELEFVALLKRLNIDDNILNKSFEIYQMSKISSLVILFGESGSGKSLAFNKFIESIKYTKGVEVVRFDPNSLDTSELYGYVVGDDWVEGLIPKILKSNTSKDMYIVFDGDLKQEWVENLNSLLDDNRILTLSNGDRITLRDNVRIFLETDSLKDITPATISRSTIVYFYKKINGYTLMASDIQLDSLISESESFMIQCNDSCGLASLFKKIPEQYIIKTIYLSKGLGSSDIINYLYSVMGENVQKNFMGDKLKRTIILVKEIEILNDTSQWSSLCSIFRQMIIYKFFYRYCTEEVEWVKVHLDGIVFVFLHTHESEKKCRLLSMLKEIVFKESNIEFDEFSQLRTFINNKCGKDMSYHDLTIIKSLLTRKYGGWLILKHLQSRFNDNSPELIEQVRSISEIDIDCELKNNNVINCRSVEDTYNFIYFTLMYNESFLYISGRSVSGKSFLSRIATKNLGFEFIEAHNKSKEDIVSTILACGIQDKIYTIFISFDLVVDLKGFL from the exons atgattCCACCTGGGATTGCTAATGTAAACTTATCCTCCAAGGTTTTTACCGGGATTCCTGACTCCCTCAGCTTCATTTCTTGCATTTgtgatttatattttaatgtcTCTGACGCTAGTGTTATAGATATTCTTAATAACTGTTATTTTGATACTTTATCGAACTTTATTGATCAAAATAATCCTGAAATCCCTTTAATTATCGGCTTTAAAGATGATTTGGATAGTGAAAATGCTCATGAGTTTTCAAATAGAGTTTTCGTTTCACACGGTGCGTTTGAAGGTGATACagatttaaacaattttattgcTTTTTATAAGTTGGTTAGTAGTGGTGAGGACACAAATACTTTCATATTATTGCCGGTAGTTTCTACTAATGAATTCccattaaatttaacagtTTGTGGGTACTTAAAAGGTTTACTGACGCTTGTTTGCACTTCTAACTCACTGGCTGGTAATGTAAATGATGttggaaataataaaattaaacatttatGTCAAAATTTAAGACAAGTATTGTGTTTAGATGAGAGTTCAGATGATAGTTCAGATGATGATTTATGTACAGGTAGGCCAAATTTTCCCTTGTGTAAATCACTAATTCTTTACATTGACCCAGATACTAAAACTTTAAATGTTTATGAGATTGATATAAAGGATGAATTCGTATTAGAAGATATAAAGTCAAATGTTAGGGAGTGGTCGACTGAGATATTTCaaacaataaaaaaatacttgTCAAAGTTTTCTGAAGATGACCAGGATACTAGTACTGATAGTTCAGAATATATTTCTGAATCTTCAAACACCACTTCTGGTTCCTCTGAAACCACATCTAGTTCATCGGATACTACTGATACGTCATCGGATACCAGTGAAACATCTTCTGATACTACGAATAGTTCACATAGAAGTGTGATGAGTAATTCACTCCTTACATTGAATACATCCAAGATGCAACGTTTAAATACTGGACTGgtgaataatatatatgGATATGTCCATGAAATCTGCTCCAATAGTATTGAGTTGTCAGAAGAAATTGACTTTTGGAACAATTATCAAGTTGaaataaatgaattaaAAGCGAAAATGGAATCCcctaatttttttaatgcTTTGCTATTGTTAGAATATAATGGAATCTCTGCAGAAAATATATACTCATTTTCGGAATCTAAAGAGTTTGTATCTAAAATTGCTGATGAAGTTAAGGAAATTAACTCATTTATGTCAGAATTGAAAGTTGATGAGCTTGTTAAATGTgacaaattatcaaatttctCTCTGCTAACTGAGAAgatatttaacactttgagaaagtataaaaattcaaGGTATATGAAAAGTGATAGATTATTGTTGTTGTTAAACTCATTAGTTTTGAACGCAATAAACTCAGTTAGTAGAATAATATCAATTGAGTTAAATCATACACAAATGGAGGAAACCCAGAAGATGTTAATAAAGGCGTTCAGAATTGTGTATGAGTTAAAgaataaaacaattaacttggtaaaatattttgaaaaaaataatcaagtTTTAAGCTTAAgcaataataatatgataataatattggaTTTGTATAaagatattttacaatctgtttgtaaaattaatcacAAGTTTGTAGCTCTAAACGCTGATATGAGTGCTGTAATCTCAGAGTTATCTGGATATTTGGATGATgattcaaattttaataactcgccaaaaataattacggaattaaatcaaataaagTCTAGTGTATCAAAATCATATGGTTTGTTTGTTGAAAGTGTGATACCGGGATACAGTAACATAAATGAAGGTATAGAAAATATACTGAAACTAGATGATGTAATATTCGAAACAAAATATAGAGTTGataactataaaaatgactTTTTAAAGTGTATAAACGATTATTTGGATGGTCTGAACTTATTTGATGCATTTCCAGTTATTGAAGCAATTAACGCGTTGGGCGGATCGGAGACCAAGAACATGATTGTATTTAATGTCGATGTGTATGTAGATCAAATAACAGATGAATACGATAAAATTCTGCATGATATTGATGATCATTATTATGAAAGGTTTTTCATACCATTTcagtatagtaatattaattacaaAGATATGGTTATACGAGAGAGGATTATG AACTTGGTACACATTGTGGACTTTTTAAACACAATATCATCAAAATCAATATTAAGAACAaccaaaaataatttaaacgAACTACTAACAAGCCCAAAATTGAATTTTCAAGGCTTGGAATTTAGCTGCTCTGAAGAACTTCTGGACCCGAGTCCAAAATATGACCATAGTGAGAAATAT GAAAGTTCAGAATTATCTGATAAATTTCTAAATATAATTGGTAAGGAACCGGACTTTAATCAACTAAATATGTCTTACTTGTTAAGAATGTATAACCTAAAAAGGGTGGAACTTCAGGGGTTTTTAGAGTTTGAAAAGAATAACTACAAAATCAGGTCATATTTCACAAAGTTAAAACAAGATTGGTATGACATTACAATTGAATATAAACATATTGTTATTGTGTTTGACCAGACTAATATTTGTACTATTGGTAATATTGATTACATAAAGAAGTATATTGATGATAACATTACAAAGTTATTAGTGACAAAATCATCAAAATGCGATTATAAGGTTCAAAATGACTGTGATTTATGGATTAGTTATATTGAAAAAGCGAGGGATTttgttgataattttaacaagtttAGTGATAAATTCCTAAAATTACTTAATATAGTTTCATGCAAATTCATGGATTTCAGAGAACATGATAGTGTTATCTGTTCATTGAGGGACGATATTAACAACTTATCCAGAATAAACAAATTCAGAGATATTGAAGGGAGCCACATAGTACTCTTTCAATCTATGATTAAGAGGGTTGATGATATAGAGAAAATAACAAAGAAGCGCTTAAATGATATCAGGTATAAATGCCCTAGGCTTTACTTTATTAACGATGCTGATTTGATTGAGTTGGTTGGAGGTGCTAATATAGATTTGTTTTTGTCAAAGATATTTCCAGGCATTTCAaaagttataaataatgagaATGTTGTCTCAGGAATACAGTCCACACAAGGAGAAATTGTTACTTTTGATAACAACATTGATTATTGTGCTGgagataatattaaatttattaatgaCTTGGATTCATTACTAAAATCCAccataaaaaatttatttgcTGTAGGATTTGATGAGTTAAAACCGTACTATTCTggttttaattttgatgaTGCATTTTTCTCAAAGTGGACTGCAAAATATCCcatacaaatattaactttGGCACTGTCCATATGCTGGACGGACTCGGTTGAATCGTTTAAATCATCAAAAgaaatatcaaattttctatctaaaatgataaatttcaTAGTTTCAAATACAACCGATTtgtttgataatttaaagtattatCAATTGTTTCTTCTATTAAACTACCAAGTTACCAAAACTGGGGAGACCCAGATAAATGAATCAAAACTGTGCTggttaaaatgtgtgagATATTACCACTATAACGATGTTGTTACTCTAAAAATCATGTATAAAGAATATAACTATAGTTTCAATTATCTGTTTAATTGTCAAAAAATGATAACCACTGACGTTACTGAGCACTTTTACTCGATAGCATCATTGAGCCTAAgttgtaatttattacctAGTGCTCAAGGCCCAGCAGGTAGTGGAAAGACTGAGACGATTAAATCGTTATCATACATAGCAGGTTCAAACGTGATGGTTTTCAATTTAAGTGAGTTGTATGAAGTTGAGGACATggagaaaattttatctgGCCTGTATCAACTGGGATTTTGGGGTATATTTGATGAGTTTAATAGACTAAGCGAGTGTGTGTTATCATCAATAActgaaaaattatcaagCAAAAACGTAATATTATTGGATAGAAATATAAAAGTTAATGATAACAAtgcaatttttattactatgAACCCTGGATATTCAGGAAGGAATGAACTACCACCAAACTGCTTAAACATTTGTCAGCAGTTTTTCATGGAAAAAATTGATTTGCATTcaatattaacaataaatttgatgatttttagatttaaatcTTCATCAAAACTTTCAGATAGAATTATCTTTATCTTGGACTCACTTGGTTTAGTATTCACCTCAGTCAAGTTTGATTTTGGGCTTAGATTTGTCAAGAgtttgtttaatattataaaaaatttgataacAACATCAATCAAGTGGGTTAATGAATACGATATATTTCTTCAATCATTAAACAGGCTGTTATTACCAAGATTGACAGATGACGAAATTGAGCTATCCAAACActttataaaaaacaataCTGCGTTAAAGTATTCTGATGATGAACTAGAGTTCGTTGCATTGTtgaaaagattaaatattgatgataatattttaaataaatcatttgAAATATATCAAATGTCAAAGATATCAAGTTTAGTGATATTATTTGGTGAATCGGGTTCAGGAAAATCATTAgcatttaataaatttattgaatCTATCAAGTATACTAAAGGGGTTGAAGTTGTACGGTTTGATCCCAACTCCTTAGATACTTCCGAACTTTATGGTTATGTAGTTGGAGATGATTGGGTTGAGGGTTTGATTCccaaaatattaaaatcgAATACTAGTAAGGatatgtatatagtattTGACGGTGATTTGAAACAAGAGTGGGttgaaaatttgaataGTCTGTTAGATGATAATAGAATACTGACATTATCTAACGGAGATAGAATAACTCTTCGGGATAATGTGAGAATATTTCTTGAAACTGACTCATTAAAAGATATAACCCCCGCCACCATATCGAGAAGTACAAttgtgtatttttataagaAAATAAATGGATATACGTTAATGGCTAGTGATATTCAATTAGATTCACTTATTAGTGAATCCGAATCATTCATGATACAATGTAATGATTCATGCGGTTTAGCATCATTGTTTAAGAAAATTCCAGAACAATATATCATTAAAACgatatatttatcaaaaggATTAGGTTCTAGcgatataattaattatttgtattcaGTAATGGGTGAGAATGTCCAGAAAAATTTTATGGgagataaattaaaaaggacaataatattagttaagGAAATTGagattttaaatgataCAAGTCAATGGAGTTCACTATGTTCGATATTTAGGCAAATGATCATTTACAAGTTCTTTTACAGGTATTGCACTGAAGAGGTAGAATGGGTTAAAGTTCACTTAGATGGGATAGTTTTTGTATTCTTGCATACACATGAAAGTGAGAAGAAGTGTAGACTTTTGTCAATGTTAAAAGAGATTGTGTTTAAAGAGAGTAATATTgaatttgatgaattttCTCAACTTAGaacatttataaataataaatgtggAAAAGATATGAGTTATCATGACTTAACAATCATTAAGTCATTATTAACAAGGAAATACGGAGGCTGGCTAATCCTAAAGCATTTGCAAAGTAGATTTAATGACAACTCACCAGAACTTATAGAACAAGTAAGAAGTATCTCTGAAATTGACATAGATTGTGAACTTAAAAACAACAATGTTATAAATTGCAGATCAGTTGAAGATACATACAACTTTATCTACTTTACATTAATGTATAATGAATCGTTTTTGTATATTTCTGGACGAAGTGTATCAGgtaaatcatttttatcaagaATTGCGACTAAAAATTTGGGGTTTGAGTTTATAGAAGCACATAACAAATCAAAAGAAGATATTGTTTCAACAATCTTAGCATGTGGAATACaggataaaatatatacaatattcaTTAGCTTTGACCTTGTAGTGGATTTGAAG GGATttttatga